One part of the Chryseobacterium sp. 7 genome encodes these proteins:
- a CDS encoding M1 family metallopeptidase → MRKAILSIAILGILFSANVSAQTETSGREKVYRATPTKVTELKHTKLKVNFDYQKEQMNGEEWLTASPYFYATNELTLDAKGMLIHEVALDNNGKKTPLKYDYKNDILKISLDKTYQKNQDYTVYIKYTSRPNEVKQQGSMAINDAKGLYFINAQGTDPDKPTQIWTQGETESSSAWFPTIDKPNQKTTQEIYMTVPDKYVTLSNGLLKESQKESNGLRTDHWVMDKRHSTYLFFMGVGEYAIVKDKWKNIPVDYYIEKEYEPYAKQIYGNTPEMIDFFSKKLNYDYPWAKYAQISGRDYVSGAMENTTATLHGSDILQKPGRLIDENTWEDTIAHELFHHWFGDLVTAESWSNLTVNESFANYSEYLWNEYKYGKDQADYHLMTDVNQYIHNPSDFNKDLVRFNYESREDVFDLVTYQKGGGILNMLRNYLGDDAFFGGMNDYLKTNEYQNAEAHQLRLSFEKVSGKDLNWFFNQWYFGSGNPKINSSFTFEPVKKQVTVTINQTQEKPFEFPLAIDVYDNGKPKRYNVWVNAEAKNTFSFDVSKAPDLVNINADGVLLAEITDTKTPEQNLLQFTNSKEFKSRYLALAGIKDQVGKNPAAVKLLLAALKDPFFRVRIKALELIDLTNPEQMKALGADVEKIASNDPKTLTQAAAISALGKTKDKKYLPLFEKGVNAVSNAVRGSSMGAILSIDPSRASGLADKIDMKGASDELQAQLLPIIVKNKITSQMENIAPLAAFYPFIKFQNPELGKSAEDGFNWIMTSDNLKATESITKIAGYAKNQMGDNPQAKMMMVQILKDGLSKKMELLKQNPQNAASINKQIDVLNKAIENYK, encoded by the coding sequence ATGAGAAAGGCCATTTTGTCAATTGCTATACTCGGGATTTTATTTTCCGCAAACGTATCAGCACAGACTGAAACTTCAGGAAGGGAAAAAGTATACAGAGCTACACCTACCAAAGTAACAGAACTTAAACACACCAAGCTGAAAGTAAATTTCGATTATCAGAAAGAACAGATGAATGGGGAAGAATGGCTTACTGCCTCACCTTATTTTTATGCTACCAATGAACTGACACTTGATGCAAAAGGAATGCTGATTCATGAAGTAGCGCTTGATAATAACGGTAAAAAAACGCCTTTAAAATATGACTATAAAAATGATATCCTGAAAATTAGTCTGGATAAAACCTACCAGAAAAATCAGGATTATACAGTCTATATCAAATATACATCCCGCCCGAACGAAGTGAAACAGCAGGGCAGTATGGCAATTAATGATGCAAAAGGACTGTATTTCATCAATGCTCAAGGAACGGACCCGGATAAGCCGACGCAAATCTGGACGCAGGGGGAAACAGAATCTTCCTCCGCATGGTTTCCTACCATTGATAAACCCAATCAAAAGACCACACAGGAAATCTATATGACAGTTCCTGATAAATATGTCACCCTTTCCAATGGTCTTCTGAAAGAATCACAAAAAGAATCAAACGGACTCAGAACCGATCATTGGGTGATGGATAAAAGGCATTCTACCTATCTTTTCTTTATGGGAGTGGGAGAATATGCCATTGTAAAAGACAAGTGGAAAAATATTCCGGTTGACTATTATATTGAAAAAGAATATGAACCTTATGCTAAGCAGATTTACGGAAATACTCCGGAAATGATCGACTTTTTCTCCAAAAAACTGAACTACGATTATCCATGGGCAAAATATGCTCAGATCTCAGGAAGAGATTACGTAAGCGGGGCAATGGAAAATACCACTGCGACTCTTCATGGAAGTGATATCCTTCAGAAACCGGGGAGGCTTATCGATGAAAATACATGGGAAGATACTATTGCTCACGAGCTCTTTCACCATTGGTTTGGAGATCTGGTGACCGCAGAAAGCTGGAGCAATCTTACCGTTAATGAATCTTTTGCTAATTATTCCGAATACCTTTGGAATGAATATAAATACGGAAAAGACCAGGCAGATTATCACCTGATGACAGACGTGAATCAGTATATTCATAATCCATCGGATTTTAATAAAGATCTGGTAAGGTTCAATTATGAATCCCGTGAAGATGTTTTTGATCTGGTAACCTATCAGAAAGGAGGCGGAATTTTAAATATGCTGAGAAACTATCTCGGAGATGATGCTTTCTTTGGAGGAATGAATGATTATTTGAAAACCAACGAATATCAGAATGCAGAAGCACACCAATTAAGACTTTCTTTTGAAAAAGTATCCGGGAAAGACTTAAACTGGTTCTTTAATCAATGGTATTTCGGAAGCGGGAACCCAAAAATTAACTCGTCATTTACCTTTGAACCTGTGAAAAAACAGGTAACAGTCACCATTAATCAAACCCAGGAAAAACCATTTGAGTTTCCTCTGGCTATAGATGTGTATGACAACGGAAAACCAAAAAGATACAATGTCTGGGTAAATGCCGAAGCTAAAAATACATTCAGTTTTGACGTTTCTAAGGCTCCGGATCTGGTAAATATTAATGCAGATGGTGTTTTATTGGCAGAAATTACAGATACCAAAACTCCGGAGCAGAACCTTTTGCAGTTTACCAATTCTAAGGAATTTAAAAGCAGATATCTGGCTTTAGCCGGAATCAAAGATCAGGTTGGAAAAAACCCTGCTGCTGTAAAATTGCTGCTTGCCGCACTGAAAGATCCCTTCTTTAGAGTAAGAATAAAAGCTTTGGAATTAATAGATCTTACCAATCCTGAACAAATGAAGGCTTTGGGCGCTGATGTTGAGAAAATAGCTTCCAACGATCCTAAAACATTAACTCAGGCTGCTGCTATCAGTGCTCTGGGAAAAACAAAAGACAAAAAATATCTTCCGCTATTTGAAAAAGGAGTGAATGCGGTTTCCAACGCTGTGAGAGGAAGTTCAATGGGAGCCATTCTTTCTATTGATCCTTCAAGAGCCAGTGGTTTGGCTGATAAAATTGATATGAAAGGAGCTTCAGATGAGCTTCAGGCACAGTTGCTTCCAATTATTGTGAAAAATAAAATCACGTCTCAGATGGAAAATATAGCTCCTCTTGCTGCCTTCTATCCATTTATTAAATTCCAGAATCCGGAATTAGGAAAATCCGCAGAAGATGGTTTCAACTGGATTATGACTTCCGATAACCTGAAAGCAACGGAAAGCATTACAAAAATAGCAGGATATGCCAAAAACCAGATGGGAGACAATCCACAGGCTAAAATGATGATGGTTCAGATACTGAAAGACGGGTTAAGCAAAAAAATGGAACTGTTGAAACAGAATCCACAAAATGCAGCAAGTATCAATAAGCAGATTGATGTCCTCAATAAAGCAATTGAAAACTATAAATAA
- a CDS encoding thymidylate synthase codes for MQNYLDLLQHILDNGTDKTDRTGTGTRSVFGYQLRYDLSKGFPLVTTKKVHLKSIIYELLWFLKGDTNIKYLKDNGVSIWDEWADENGDLGPVYGAQWRSWSGADGKIVDQITEVIDQIKKNPDSRRLIVSAWNVAEIPNMALAPCHALFQFYVADGKLSLQLYQRSADVFLGVPFNIASYALLLMMVAQVCDLEVGDYVHSFGDVHIYNNHFEQVNRQLGRETRPLPTMKLNPDVKDIFDFNFEDFTLENYDPHPGIKAPVAI; via the coding sequence ATGCAAAACTACCTGGATCTTTTACAGCATATTTTAGACAACGGAACTGATAAAACCGACAGAACAGGCACTGGAACAAGAAGTGTGTTCGGATATCAGCTGAGATATGATCTGTCTAAAGGATTTCCTTTGGTAACTACCAAAAAAGTGCATTTGAAATCCATTATCTATGAATTACTTTGGTTCCTGAAAGGGGATACCAATATTAAATACCTTAAAGATAACGGAGTAAGCATCTGGGACGAATGGGCAGATGAAAATGGAGATCTGGGACCGGTATACGGAGCACAGTGGAGAAGCTGGAGTGGCGCAGACGGAAAAATTGTAGATCAGATCACAGAAGTCATCGACCAGATAAAAAAGAACCCGGATTCCAGAAGACTGATTGTATCTGCATGGAATGTTGCAGAAATTCCTAATATGGCTTTAGCTCCTTGCCACGCTTTGTTCCAGTTTTATGTAGCAGACGGTAAGCTTTCTTTACAGCTATACCAAAGAAGTGCAGATGTTTTCCTTGGGGTGCCTTTCAATATTGCAAGTTATGCTCTGTTGTTGATGATGGTAGCACAGGTTTGTGATCTGGAAGTAGGAGATTATGTACACAGCTTCGGAGATGTTCATATTTACAATAATCACTTTGAGCAGGTAAACAGACAGCTTGGAAGAGAAACGAGACCACTTCCGACCATGAAGCTGAATCCTGACGTTAAAGATATCTTCGATTTTAATTTTGAAGACTTTACATTAGAAAACTATGATCCGCATCCGGGAATTAAAGCTCCTGTAGCAATCTAA
- a CDS encoding GreA/GreB family elongation factor has product MILTGWFLSPTKNNDHAMNKQEIINIIKAKAAGKIQYFENLIAETRASNNDTKSSMGDKYETGREMLQQEINNLQRQLNEVLNQQAVLQKITSDPSEKVQNGALVKTNKGLFYIAVSMGEIVFENQKIMTVSAESPLVKIMYGKKAGETFTVNTIHQTIENIW; this is encoded by the coding sequence ATGATTTTGACGGGGTGGTTCTTATCACCCACCAAAAACAACGATCATGCAATGAACAAACAGGAAATAATCAATATTATTAAAGCAAAAGCTGCCGGCAAAATCCAGTATTTTGAAAACCTTATCGCCGAAACACGAGCTTCCAACAATGATACGAAAAGCTCAATGGGTGATAAATATGAAACCGGCCGGGAAATGCTTCAGCAGGAAATCAATAATCTTCAGAGACAGCTGAATGAAGTATTGAACCAGCAGGCTGTTTTACAGAAAATAACATCAGATCCTTCAGAAAAAGTGCAGAACGGAGCATTGGTGAAAACCAATAAAGGATTGTTTTATATTGCTGTTTCTATGGGAGAAATTGTTTTTGAGAATCAGAAAATAATGACCGTTTCGGCAGAATCACCTTTGGTAAAAATAATGTATGGTAAAAAAGCAGGAGAAACTTTCACAGTGAATACCATTCATCAGACGATTGAAAATATATGGTAA
- a CDS encoding alpha-amylase family glycosyl hydrolase: MKKLILLAVIGLGIVSCTTQKNTKKMTELPKDWKQTTNIYEVNVRQYTQEGTFKAFAKEMPRLKSMGVKTLWFMPITPIAQQNKKGSMGSPYAAADYTSINPEFGTLQDFKDMVNEAHRLGFKVIIDWVANHTGWDHVWTKKHPEFYLKDPDGKFHIASGMDDIIELDYKNQEMRQAMIDAMKFWVKETNIDGFRCDLASWVEVDFWEQARPEVEKVKPLFWLGEFDELETPEYGKVFDASYSWKWMHKTADYYKKNEPLQQLKDLLRQYSDIGDTSMRAWFTANHDENSWNGTEYEKYGVITKPMAVFSATWNGVPLLYSGQELPNMKRLEFFEKDVIKWTNTYQLAGFYKTLLDLKTSNPALKGGDPNVTTYLLNTTANDKILAYVRKNGKNEVLVVLNMSKEPVNFSIEDEHVSGTFRNIFDKTKRDFSNGKDFSFKVSDYAVFEK; encoded by the coding sequence ATGAAAAAATTAATTTTATTAGCTGTAATTGGTCTGGGAATTGTTTCCTGTACCACTCAAAAAAATACAAAGAAGATGACAGAACTGCCAAAAGATTGGAAACAAACCACAAATATCTATGAAGTAAACGTAAGACAATATACTCAGGAAGGAACTTTCAAAGCATTTGCAAAAGAAATGCCCCGCCTGAAATCTATGGGAGTAAAAACACTCTGGTTTATGCCCATTACTCCAATTGCCCAGCAGAATAAAAAAGGAAGTATGGGGAGTCCTTATGCAGCAGCAGATTATACTTCCATTAACCCTGAATTCGGGACTTTGCAGGATTTTAAAGATATGGTAAATGAAGCACACAGATTAGGATTCAAAGTAATCATAGACTGGGTGGCCAACCATACAGGCTGGGATCATGTATGGACAAAAAAACATCCTGAGTTTTATCTGAAAGATCCGGACGGTAAATTTCATATCGCTTCGGGAATGGACGATATTATTGAACTCGACTATAAAAACCAGGAAATGCGCCAAGCAATGATTGACGCGATGAAATTCTGGGTAAAAGAAACCAATATTGATGGTTTCCGATGTGACCTTGCTTCATGGGTAGAAGTAGACTTTTGGGAACAGGCACGTCCTGAAGTAGAAAAAGTGAAACCTCTTTTCTGGCTGGGAGAATTTGATGAATTAGAAACTCCTGAGTACGGAAAAGTTTTTGATGCAAGCTATTCATGGAAATGGATGCATAAAACGGCTGACTATTACAAAAAAAATGAACCTCTTCAGCAGTTGAAAGATCTTCTGAGACAATATTCTGACATTGGAGATACTTCTATGAGAGCTTGGTTTACTGCAAACCACGACGAAAATTCATGGAATGGAACAGAATATGAAAAATACGGAGTGATTACCAAACCAATGGCTGTATTTTCCGCTACATGGAATGGTGTACCGTTATTATACTCCGGGCAGGAACTTCCCAATATGAAAAGACTGGAGTTTTTCGAGAAAGATGTCATCAAGTGGACCAATACTTATCAGCTGGCAGGTTTCTATAAAACATTATTAGATTTAAAAACTTCAAACCCTGCCTTAAAAGGAGGAGATCCTAATGTGACTACATACTTGCTGAATACAACGGCAAATGACAAAATCCTGGCCTATGTAAGGAAAAATGGAAAAAACGAGGTATTGGTAGTACTGAACATGTCTAAAGAGCCCGTTAACTTTTCCATTGAAGACGAACACGTATCAGGAACATTCAGAAATATTTTTGATAAAACGAAAAGAGATTTCAGCAACGGAAAAGACTTCAGCTTCAAAGTTTCAGATTATGCCGTATTTGAAAAATAA
- a CDS encoding IS1096 element passenger TnpR family protein, giving the protein MVYKIRVILDAKEDIFRDVEVKGKQTLWNLHLGIKSAFSLQGDELSTFNLLEDDGTIVKSVPLEDMSDDGDGEIMSDVYIDEAFANVGDKAQFQYGLLDLWEFFCELVEVIEETKGVNYPITVYRFGNVPLKAPSKNGSAGGSKKKSAMPLADDEFGFDDDFGAGGNFSDEDDDSFDDEEEEDYNDDVFDDEDDNDDER; this is encoded by the coding sequence ATGGTTTACAAAATCCGCGTAATATTAGATGCGAAAGAGGATATTTTCCGTGATGTCGAAGTTAAGGGAAAGCAAACGTTATGGAACTTACATTTAGGAATTAAAAGTGCATTCAGTCTGCAGGGAGATGAACTTTCTACTTTTAATCTGTTAGAAGATGACGGAACAATCGTAAAAAGTGTCCCATTAGAAGATATGAGTGATGATGGTGATGGTGAGATTATGTCAGATGTTTACATTGATGAAGCTTTTGCAAATGTAGGAGACAAAGCACAGTTCCAGTATGGGCTTCTTGATCTTTGGGAATTCTTCTGTGAGCTTGTGGAAGTAATTGAAGAAACAAAAGGAGTTAATTATCCTATCACAGTATACAGATTTGGAAACGTTCCATTGAAAGCACCTAGCAAAAACGGAAGTGCCGGAGGATCTAAAAAGAAATCAGCAATGCCTTTGGCAGATGATGAGTTTGGTTTTGATGACGATTTTGGAGCAGGAGGTAATTTTTCAGATGAAGATGATGACAGCTTCGATGATGAGGAAGAAGAAGACTACAATGACGATGTCTTTGATGATGAAGATGACAATGATGACGAAAGATAG
- a CDS encoding sensor histidine kinase yields MKFYRLTLVASCLLTLVMFLLVVVFDSLKDIYYETPLFKTGLFICIVLIFLINCVVLELLFNYYSRKQVKGLSGFLPQEIVQNHDENITIKELGERFSDLNQQQVSEIDMMKEMESYRKEYIGNVSHELKTPLFSIQGYVETLRDGGVDNLTIRDKYLERIDISVERLIAIVKDLDMINRLEAGEINLTVSKFDVNLLIKEIFDLLDLEAEKRNTTLQIQTLHPQIFVEADKQKISQVFINLISNAIHYANRQEAKVIVKTSVLKNKVLIEVIDNGMGIKSEILPRIFERFYRVETSRSRREGGSGLGLAIVKHILEAHNENITVESVYLEGTKFSFMLEKSK; encoded by the coding sequence TTGAAATTTTACAGACTTACCCTTGTTGCCTCCTGTCTGCTGACACTGGTAATGTTCCTTTTGGTGGTCGTATTCGACTCACTGAAAGATATCTATTATGAGACCCCTTTGTTTAAAACGGGTCTTTTCATCTGTATTGTCCTGATCTTTCTGATTAACTGTGTCGTGCTGGAACTCCTTTTCAATTACTACAGCAGAAAACAGGTAAAAGGTCTTTCAGGATTTCTTCCGCAGGAAATAGTACAGAATCACGACGAAAATATAACCATTAAAGAATTAGGAGAAAGATTTTCAGATCTCAATCAGCAGCAGGTATCAGAAATTGATATGATGAAAGAGATGGAAAGCTACCGTAAAGAATACATCGGAAATGTTTCCCATGAGCTGAAAACTCCTTTATTTTCTATCCAGGGATATGTGGAAACTCTAAGAGATGGTGGGGTAGACAATCTTACCATCCGTGATAAATATCTGGAAAGAATTGATATATCAGTAGAAAGACTGATTGCCATTGTGAAAGATCTGGATATGATCAACAGGCTGGAAGCAGGAGAAATTAATCTTACCGTTTCAAAATTTGATGTCAACCTTTTGATCAAGGAAATTTTTGACCTTCTTGATCTTGAAGCTGAAAAACGAAATACAACATTACAGATTCAGACCCTTCATCCGCAGATCTTTGTGGAGGCTGATAAACAAAAGATTTCTCAGGTTTTCATAAATCTTATTTCCAATGCAATTCATTATGCTAACAGACAGGAAGCAAAAGTAATCGTAAAAACCAGCGTCCTGAAAAATAAGGTGCTGATAGAAGTGATAGACAACGGAATGGGGATCAAATCTGAAATCCTTCCAAGAATCTTCGAAAGATTTTACCGTGTAGAAACCAGCAGAAGCCGAAGAGAAGGAGGTTCCGGGCTTGGTTTGGCTATCGTAAAACACATACTGGAAGCACATAACGAAAATATTACCGTAGAAAGCGTGTACCTTGAAGGCACAAAGTTTAGTTTTATGCTTGAAAAAAGTAAATAA
- a CDS encoding response regulator, translating into MSKKILLIDDELDILEILSYNLEKEGYDIYTATNGNEGIEKAKEIVPDLILLDVMMPEKDGIETCQELRKVKELQKTLIVFLSARSEEFSQLAGFQAGANDYIVKLIKPKILISKVNALLQLTSQVSDNAKLIEIGDLVIDKDNFRVSKSGQQFLLPKKEFDLLYLLASNTEKVFKREEILEKVWGNDVIVGERTIDVHIRRLREKLGINTIQTLKGIGYKLIV; encoded by the coding sequence ATGAGCAAAAAAATTCTTTTAATAGACGATGAACTGGACATTTTAGAGATTCTGTCCTACAATTTGGAAAAGGAGGGGTATGATATCTATACAGCTACCAATGGTAACGAAGGGATAGAAAAAGCAAAGGAAATTGTTCCGGATCTTATCTTATTAGATGTCATGATGCCTGAAAAGGATGGTATAGAAACCTGTCAGGAACTTCGTAAAGTGAAAGAACTTCAAAAAACACTTATTGTGTTCCTTTCTGCAAGAAGCGAAGAATTTTCTCAGTTAGCAGGTTTTCAGGCCGGTGCCAATGATTATATCGTAAAACTGATCAAACCGAAAATCCTTATCTCTAAAGTAAACGCATTATTACAGCTTACCTCTCAGGTGTCTGACAATGCAAAACTAATCGAAATCGGAGACCTTGTTATTGACAAAGATAACTTCAGAGTTTCCAAAAGCGGACAGCAATTTCTTCTTCCCAAAAAAGAATTTGATTTGCTTTACCTTTTGGCTTCCAATACTGAAAAGGTTTTTAAGAGAGAAGAAATTCTGGAAAAAGTTTGGGGTAATGATGTGATTGTAGGGGAGAGAACCATAGATGTTCACATCAGAAGGCTGAGAGAAAAGCTGGGAATCAATACGATTCAGACATTAAAAGGGATTGGGTATAAACTGATCGTTTAA
- a CDS encoding TonB-dependent receptor domain-containing protein produces MKKQLHKSIVLLALFSAGYAFAQSQILEGRVLDEKDNTPIEGVKVKVNGQEVTTDISGYYSINLSPGANYIVTVSSNGYNRKEISEVIIKNEGNTHLDIVLDKPSTKEKEIEGVVIKSNARKETIASTIGLQKNAGVVSQVIGVEAIKRSPDRNTGEVLKRVSGVSLSEGKYIVVRGLSDRYNQAMLNGIQLSSTEPDRKTFSFDLFPANVIETLVINKTFIPEYTGEWGGALIQVNTKDIPNKNFFNVQVGVGGNTATMGQEFRMQKGGKWDFLGIDDGYRKLPTNMPAKNAFSILTEAQKTEIGKGYTKNLGYNSIGYPENISLQLDGGFNTKVFGKDLGVIAVLNYSNNKRRTESTNRFFTINDQLADTNFDYYTEKYSNDIILGGMLNLALKLNSNNKISLKNIITNNTVNHMSFRTGKDFEFDPINGTNIMAREIGFKETTFYNSTLTGNHKIDVLGGLTVNWYGSFGILDQYIPLLQRLQYNQYTNMTGSPYLALISNGLSQKSGSVFYSTLSDYLYNAGGDVSKTFTMFGQKQTIKGGYLFQVKDRIYNSRPFSVRLENFNQGLLSQPFETIFNPENFGGNGGFTFDEIAGNQYRYIANTILNAGYLQFDNNFTPWLRAVWGLRVENFDQLVGSTKKSDDRFVNTRVTDFLPAVNLTFKVNPKMNIRVAGSQTVVRPEFREVSPLAYYDFDLGATVIGNKSIERTKITSADVRWEYYPRNGEIISVAGFYKNFKKPIELYFNQSGVGTSNTFNYLNVDKADAYGVELEVRKKLDFVSALKNFTLGGNVALIKNKVTDEATKIDRPMQGQSPYTVNVSLQYDTEKSGWSSTVLFNMIGRRILYVGNDQVPPIWEAPRPLLDFQLAKKIWSNKGEIKLNVSDILNRRAKFYHDLNDNGKYDNKDALAIERLSGTNISLTLGYNF; encoded by the coding sequence ATGAAAAAACAACTCCACAAGAGCATTGTGCTACTTGCCTTGTTTTCTGCTGGCTATGCTTTTGCACAAAGCCAGATTTTGGAAGGTAGGGTATTGGACGAGAAAGATAATACTCCTATAGAAGGGGTAAAAGTAAAAGTAAATGGCCAGGAGGTAACTACTGACATTTCCGGATACTACTCTATCAACCTTTCCCCTGGTGCCAATTACATTGTAACAGTAAGCTCCAATGGGTACAACAGAAAAGAGATCAGCGAGGTTATCATCAAAAATGAAGGTAATACTCATCTTGACATCGTTCTGGACAAGCCTTCTACGAAAGAAAAAGAAATTGAGGGAGTTGTCATAAAATCTAATGCAAGAAAAGAAACCATAGCCTCTACAATCGGTTTACAGAAAAACGCCGGTGTAGTTTCTCAGGTTATCGGTGTTGAAGCCATTAAAAGAAGTCCGGACAGAAACACAGGGGAAGTTCTGAAGAGAGTTTCCGGGGTGAGTTTATCTGAAGGAAAATATATCGTAGTAAGAGGTTTATCAGACCGTTACAATCAGGCGATGCTAAATGGTATTCAGTTATCCAGTACGGAGCCTGACAGAAAGACTTTCTCTTTTGACCTTTTCCCTGCTAACGTTATCGAAACTCTTGTTATCAACAAAACTTTCATTCCTGAATATACCGGAGAATGGGGAGGTGCTTTGATTCAGGTAAATACTAAGGATATTCCTAATAAGAATTTCTTCAACGTACAGGTAGGTGTAGGAGGAAATACCGCTACTATGGGACAGGAGTTCCGTATGCAGAAAGGCGGAAAATGGGATTTCTTAGGAATTGATGACGGTTACAGAAAACTACCTACCAATATGCCTGCAAAAAATGCTTTCAGTATTCTTACTGAAGCTCAGAAAACAGAGATTGGTAAAGGATATACAAAGAATTTGGGATATAACAGTATTGGTTATCCTGAAAATATCAGTTTACAGTTAGATGGTGGATTTAATACAAAAGTATTCGGAAAAGATTTAGGGGTAATTGCTGTTTTAAATTACTCTAACAACAAAAGAAGAACTGAGTCTACCAACCGTTTCTTTACCATTAACGACCAGCTTGCTGATACCAACTTCGATTATTATACAGAAAAATACAGCAATGATATTATTTTAGGAGGAATGTTGAACCTGGCTTTAAAGCTGAACAGCAACAATAAAATTTCCCTAAAGAATATCATCACCAACAATACAGTGAATCACATGTCCTTCAGAACAGGAAAGGACTTTGAGTTTGATCCTATCAACGGAACAAACATTATGGCAAGGGAGATTGGATTTAAAGAAACTACTTTCTACAACTCTACCCTTACCGGTAACCACAAAATTGATGTTCTTGGCGGCCTTACCGTAAACTGGTACGGAAGCTTCGGGATCCTTGATCAGTATATTCCTTTGCTGCAGCGTTTGCAGTATAACCAATATACAAACATGACAGGAAGCCCTTATTTAGCATTGATTTCTAATGGTCTTTCTCAAAAATCAGGAAGTGTATTCTACTCTACTTTAAGTGACTATCTATATAATGCAGGGGGGGATGTTTCCAAGACATTTACGATGTTTGGTCAAAAGCAAACCATCAAGGGAGGTTATTTATTCCAGGTAAAAGACAGAATATATAATTCCAGACCTTTCTCAGTAAGACTTGAAAACTTCAACCAGGGATTACTTTCCCAGCCTTTCGAAACTATTTTCAATCCTGAGAATTTCGGGGGTAATGGTGGATTTACATTTGATGAAATTGCAGGAAACCAGTACAGATATATTGCCAACACCATCCTTAACGCAGGATATTTACAGTTTGACAATAACTTTACACCATGGCTAAGAGCAGTTTGGGGATTAAGAGTTGAAAACTTTGACCAATTGGTGGGAAGCACAAAGAAAAGCGACGACCGTTTTGTGAACACACGTGTTACAGACTTCTTACCGGCTGTTAACTTGACATTCAAGGTAAATCCTAAAATGAATATCCGTGTTGCAGGTTCACAAACTGTAGTAAGACCTGAATTCAGAGAAGTTTCTCCTTTAGCATACTATGATTTTGATTTAGGAGCTACTGTAATCGGTAACAAGTCTATTGAAAGAACGAAAATCACGAGTGCCGACGTTCGTTGGGAATATTACCCAAGAAACGGAGAAATTATATCCGTAGCAGGTTTCTATAAAAACTTTAAAAAGCCTATCGAATTATACTTCAACCAGTCTGGGGTAGGAACCAGTAATACCTTCAACTACCTTAATGTAGATAAAGCTGATGCTTACGGGGTAGAATTGGAAGTAAGAAAAAAACTGGATTTTGTAAGTGCTCTTAAAAACTTTACCCTGGGTGGAAACGTAGCTTTAATTAAAAACAAAGTAACAGACGAAGCTACTAAGATTGACAGACCAATGCAGGGGCAGTCTCCATATACTGTGAACGTAAGTCTTCAGTATGATACTGAAAAATCGGGATGGTCTTCTACAGTTTTATTCAACATGATCGGAAGAAGAATCCTTTATGTAGGAAACGATCAGGTACCACCAATCTGGGAAGCACCAAGACCTCTTTTAGACTTCCAGCTTGCTAAAAAGATCTGGAGCAACAAAGGAGAGATCAAGCTGAATGTTTCAGATATCCTGAACCGTCGTGCTAAATTCTACCATGACCTGAACGACAACGGTAAGTATGATAACAAAGATGCTCTTGCTATCGAAAGACTTTCAGGAACTAATATCAGTTTAACACTGGGATACAATTTTTAA